The Deltaproteobacteria bacterium DNA segment GAGAGTGTTCTGGGTGCCACGAAGCCGGATTTATGGTAGCCGCTCACGGCTATTAAAAAGAATTTCGGAGGGGTAATGATTATGGAGAGATATTCTTTGAGATTGTTTGCTGTTCTATTACTCATGGCAATTGTATCTCCGCCTGTTTGTGCCGGCGAGGTCCCGTCTTTTGTCCTTGGTCCTGGCGATGTCCTGGAGATTTCCGTATGGAAAGACCCGGAGCTCACGAAACAAGTCATCGTTCAGCCTGACGGCTATCTCAGCTTTCCACTGGTTGGACAGGTTAAGGCTGGCGGAAAGACACTGGCAGAGGTCCAGCACGAAATAGTAGAGCGTCTTCAGGAATATATTCCTTCACCGACAGTGGCGGTTCTTCCGTTTAAGATCGAGAGCTATAAGGTCTATGTGATCGGCAAGGTAAACGAGCCGGGGGTCTTTATGCTCCCGGAGCCCATTAACGTTATGCAGGCCCTGAGCCTGGCAGGCGGCATGAACCCATTTGCCGACCTTGACAAGATTACCATATTGAGACAGGGACCCGACGGCCAGTCGAGGATACGGTTTGACTATGGCGACGTTGCCAAAGGGAAGCATCTTGAACAGAACATTATGTTGCAGACCGGCGACGTGGTTGTCGTACCGTAACAGAAAGCTGGGGATGGGACAGTGCAATTTGTGCGTTTGGGAACTTGTTTGTTCCTTATAATGAGTTGGTTGGCAGGAGTATGTATTCCTGCGGCAGAGGCGGCCGAAGAGACGTGGAGTTCCAGGATCTCTCTGCAATGGAAATATGACGACAACATAAATTATTCCAGCCGCAATAAAGTGCGTGACTGGATCTATGAAGTTCGTCCGGAGCTGACATGGCGACACCGAACCGAACGGGACGATTTGCGTTTTACTGCCCGTCTACTGGGTCAGAAGTACGACACCGAAAGCGAGCTTGATACCTTGGATCAAGACTATCGTCTGGAGGCCTCAAGTCAGTTATGGCCGACCCTGAACCTGTCTTTTGATGGCAGCTATCGCAAAGATACAACTCTGGATAGCGAGCTGTCCGAGGAAGGCATCCTGCTGTTTCGAGAGGACCGCAAAACTTACAGAATGAATCCCTCTGTGCGGTGGCAGGCCACGGAACGCTCGGCATGGCAAAT contains these protein-coding regions:
- a CDS encoding sugar transporter → MIMERYSLRLFAVLLLMAIVSPPVCAGEVPSFVLGPGDVLEISVWKDPELTKQVIVQPDGYLSFPLVGQVKAGGKTLAEVQHEIVERLQEYIPSPTVAVLPFKIESYKVYVIGKVNEPGVFMLPEPINVMQALSLAGGMNPFADLDKITILRQGPDGQSRIRFDYGDVAKGKHLEQNIMLQTGDVVVVP